In Syntrophomonadaceae bacterium, the DNA window GCCCCTCTGCTCCTCTCCAGCTGCCTTTAATCCTGCTTACCCGGGAGACGGGGTTCACGGGAGGCTGTCCGGCAAATTTCGGCGGAATTTCAATCATGGCCTTGTTGATCATTACGGCTACAGGGTTCAAGTCACTGGCATGGGCTTCCAGTCCCAACCGCTGCGCCTCCAGGGGTATGGAGCCGCCGCCGGCAAAAGGGTCAAGCAAAGCGGGCGGGTTGCCGTCTGTCGACTTCATGATCTCGGCTTTCGCCTGATTCAGGATTTCCTCGTTGTTGGAGTTCTCCCACTTCACCAGTTTTTCTATCAAGGCAAACAGGCGCTTGCGTTCGGCTTCCTGTTCTTTTTCAGTCGGGAACTTTTCGGGGTGGGAGGAAGGGTCATCCACCAGTGAGGAAAAGATGACGGCACGAGCCGCCGCCAGCGGCCGCCTTGCCCACCACAGGTGCAGCGTGGAGGGATGACCGTGGCGGATGGATTTCTCGCGTGATGACTCCGCGTTGATGGCTTCCAGGGGAAGCGCGACTTCGATCAGTTTTTTCTTGTATGCCATGTATTTAACCTCGCTTAAGAATGATTTCCGCAGAGTCAATCAGTTCTGTTATGTCATAATTCACGCTGGTGGCGGCAAAATCCGGGCGCTCCCGGAATGGCCGCTTCAAGTAAACGGTCTGCGTCTGTATGCCGTCTACCTCGACAATGGCCAGGATATATTCATCCGGCTTATTAAAGGCGGTCAGAATTTCGTTTTTTGTTATGGTCACGGTGTCTGCGCCTTTGGCCCTGCCTTTAACTTCAATGAAACGCAGGGGAGCGGCGTCACCGCGCAATTCAAGCGGGATAAGCGACTCCACGTCATAGCCGCATTTTGCCGCACTGACATCGCGCGGGATAAATCCAAGGGACTTTTCAATTTCCATCACGGCCTTCATGG includes these proteins:
- a CDS encoding DUF3883 domain-containing protein; this translates as RRAEELESRMQKRLAELETEKLISALPPIVAGGAIIIPQGLLNKLTGKASDTYAADTEMRRQIELAAMKAVMEIEKSLGFIPRDVSAAKCGYDVESLIPLELRGDAAPLRFIEVKGRAKGADTVTITKNEILTAFNKPDEYILAIVEVDGIQTQTVYLKRPFRERPDFAATSVNYDITELIDSAEIILKRG